From a region of the Babylonia areolata isolate BAREFJ2019XMU chromosome 25, ASM4173473v1, whole genome shotgun sequence genome:
- the LOC143299747 gene encoding uncharacterized protein LOC143299747: MADTAAAQPPAAGGNGDTTKVDKGDHQHQHHHHHHHHQHQHHHRNLHQTTLGKGSEASGRRVVIGVDGSEFSNFALDWYLDNVWHHEDYVVLLNCPEVDDPTRHHAFQFDREKLSNLMQEEQDHLHSFLENYRDKLLNIGAHGKVRAVATKHVGHALVRVGEEEEAQFIVMGGRGKGTLRRTFMGSVSDYVVHHSHVPVLVCRNRAHHNQHSSHGKKP; encoded by the exons ATGGCGGACACCGCGGCAGCACAGCCCCCTGCAGCAGGAGGAAATGGCGACACCACCAAGGTGGACAAGGgcgaccaccagcaccagcaccaccatcaccaccaccaccaccaacaccagcaccaccaccgcaATCTTCACCAGACGACGCTGGGCAAAGGCAGTGAGGCcagtgggaggagggtggtgatcgGTGTGGACGGGAGCGAGTTCTCCAACTTCGCCTTGGACT GGTACCTGGATAATGTCTGGCATCACGAAGACTACGTGGTGCTGCTGAACTGCCCTGAAGTGGACGACCCCACACGTCATC ATGCCTTCCAGTTCGACCGAGAGAAGCTGAGCAACCTGATGCAAGAGGAACAGGACCATCTACACTCGTTCCTGGAGAATTACAGAGACAAGCTACTCAACATCGGG GCCCACGGCAAAGTGCGCGCGGTGGCCACCAAGCACGTGGGCCACGCCCTGGTGAGGgtaggcgaggaggaggaggcccaGTTCATCGTGATGGGGGGCCGCGGCAAGGGCACCCTCCGGAGGACCTTCATGGGCAGCGTCAGCGACTACGTCGTGCACCACTCCCACGTGCCCGTCCTCGTCTGCCGGAACCGCGCCCACCACAACCAGCACTCCTCCCACGGGAAGAAACCCTAG